The Georgenia faecalis genome includes a window with the following:
- the nagB gene encoding glucosamine-6-phosphate deaminase, with amino-acid sequence MEVVILPGTEQIAVLVADAIENLLADRPEAVLGLATGSSPLAVYDELARRYDAGRISFARARAFMLDEYVGLPADHPELYRNVIEREIAGRVDFAEGAVQGPDGLAADLPAACAAYERAIAESGGVDLQILGIGTDGHIAFNEPGSSLASRTRIKTLTGQTRRDNARFFDGDVDAVPQHCLTQGLGTIMDAHHLVLVATGENKAEAVRQLVEGPVSATWPATIMQHHQHATVLLDEAAASRLERGEYYRETYATKPEWQGI; translated from the coding sequence GTGGAGGTCGTGATCCTGCCGGGGACGGAGCAGATTGCCGTCCTGGTGGCAGACGCCATCGAGAACTTGCTCGCCGACCGGCCCGAGGCCGTCCTCGGCCTGGCCACCGGATCGAGCCCGCTCGCGGTCTACGACGAGCTCGCCCGCCGCTACGACGCGGGGCGGATCTCCTTCGCCCGGGCCCGTGCCTTCATGCTCGACGAGTACGTCGGCCTGCCGGCCGACCACCCCGAGCTCTACCGCAACGTCATCGAGCGCGAGATCGCCGGCCGCGTCGACTTCGCCGAGGGGGCCGTCCAGGGCCCCGACGGGCTGGCGGCCGACCTGCCCGCCGCCTGCGCCGCCTACGAGCGCGCCATCGCCGAGTCCGGCGGCGTCGACCTGCAGATCCTCGGGATCGGCACCGACGGCCACATCGCCTTCAACGAGCCCGGCTCGTCGCTCGCCTCGCGCACCCGGATCAAGACCCTCACCGGCCAGACGCGCCGCGACAACGCCCGGTTCTTCGACGGCGACGTCGACGCCGTGCCGCAGCACTGCCTCACCCAGGGCCTGGGGACGATCATGGACGCGCACCACCTCGTCCTCGTCGCCACGGGGGAGAACAAGGCCGAGGCCGTCCGCCAGCTCGTCGAGGGCCCGGTGAGCGCCACGTGGCCGGCGACGATCATGCAGCACCACCAGCACGCCACCGTCCTCCTCGACGAGGCCGCGGCCAGCCGCCTCGAGCGTGGCGAGTACTACCGCGAGACGTACGCCACGAAGCCGGAGTGGCAGGGCATCTGA
- a CDS encoding HU family DNA-binding protein — protein MSVNRTELVAAVAERSSLTKSQADAALSALQEVLVDSLSKGETVKVTGLLAVERVERAARTGRNPRTGEEIQIPAGFGVKISAGSALKKAVAK, from the coding sequence ATGTCCGTCAACCGCACCGAGCTCGTCGCCGCCGTGGCCGAGCGCTCCTCGCTCACCAAGTCGCAGGCCGACGCCGCTCTGTCGGCCCTGCAGGAGGTCCTTGTCGACTCGCTGAGCAAGGGCGAGACCGTCAAGGTCACCGGTCTCCTGGCCGTCGAGCGCGTCGAGCGCGCCGCTCGTACCGGCCGCAACCCCCGCACGGGCGAGGAGATCCAGATCCCCGCCGGCTTCGGCGTCAAGATCTCCGCCGGCAGCGCCCTGAAGAAGGCCGTCGCCAAGTAG
- a CDS encoding GNAT family N-acetyltransferase: protein MDPQISDNTEAGRFEASVDGDVVGQLTYRRNPDVLVLTHTVVEPAAEGKGVGSALARAALDAARSEGLPVMPVCTFVEAWIERHPDYADLVVRSGGEASPDPDTPGDGDVDTPGR from the coding sequence ATGGACCCGCAGATCAGCGACAACACCGAGGCTGGCCGCTTCGAGGCGAGCGTCGACGGCGACGTCGTCGGGCAGCTCACCTACCGACGCAACCCCGATGTGCTTGTTCTCACGCACACCGTGGTGGAGCCGGCCGCCGAGGGGAAGGGCGTGGGGTCCGCCCTGGCGCGGGCGGCGCTCGACGCCGCGCGCTCGGAGGGCCTGCCGGTGATGCCGGTGTGCACCTTCGTCGAGGCGTGGATCGAGCGCCACCCCGACTACGCCGACCTCGTCGTCCGGTCCGGTGGCGAGGCCTCCCCAGACCCCGACACGCCGGGAGACGGCGACGTCGACACGCCGGGCCGCTGA
- a CDS encoding NADPH-dependent FMN reductase, giving the protein MIRLAILDAATSPHRRGSAVAAWVSELARRNRAFEVDDVHLQEMGLPFFDEPELPRYRRYVHEHTRAWSQRIEPADAFIIVSPEYNRGYSALLKNALDYLAQEWAFKPVGLVSYGSGMTAGLRGAEALRPVLSALQMYPVREMVVVPFIDEHLHDGLFRPTEGMIEGGELMLDALVRMDAAMHLLRTPLEEIGDQQGESAPGPTRAQW; this is encoded by the coding sequence ATGATCCGCCTTGCCATCCTCGACGCCGCGACCAGCCCCCACCGTCGCGGGTCCGCCGTCGCCGCCTGGGTGAGCGAGCTCGCCCGCCGCAACCGGGCGTTCGAGGTCGACGACGTGCACCTCCAGGAGATGGGCCTGCCGTTCTTCGACGAGCCGGAGCTGCCCCGCTACCGCCGCTACGTCCACGAGCACACGCGGGCGTGGTCGCAGCGCATCGAGCCGGCCGACGCCTTCATCATCGTCAGCCCCGAGTACAACCGGGGGTACTCCGCGCTGCTGAAGAACGCCCTGGACTACCTCGCGCAGGAGTGGGCGTTCAAGCCCGTGGGCCTGGTGAGCTACGGCTCCGGCATGACGGCCGGGCTGCGCGGGGCCGAGGCGTTGCGGCCCGTCCTCAGCGCGCTGCAGATGTACCCGGTGCGGGAGATGGTCGTGGTGCCGTTCATCGACGAGCACCTGCACGACGGGCTGTTCCGGCCCACGGAGGGGATGATCGAGGGCGGCGAGCTCATGCTCGACGCCCTCGTGCGCATGGACGCGGCGATGCACCTGCTGCGCACCCCGCTCGAGGAGATCGGCGACCAGCAGGGCGAGAGCGCCCCCGGCCCCACCCGGGCGCAGTGGTAG
- a CDS encoding aldo/keto reductase — MESRTLGRTGRTVSAVGLGTWQLGADWGTVEEGDARAVLEAAVDAGVTFFDTADVYGDGRSEETIGAFLRDRPDLDITVATKMGRRVAQVPEAYTLEAFREWTDRSRRNLGTERLDLVQLHCPPDAVFSDDAVFDGLETLVAEERVAAYGVSVETVDQAMRAMEYPNLATIQIILNAFRRKPLEEVLPRAAQAGVGIIARVPLASGLLSGRYTRSTTFAESDHRTFNRHGESFDVGETFSGVDFETGVDAAAEFAELAARLGPEGATPAQVALRWVLDQEGVSTVIPGARNAEQARANAAVGSMDPLSPELLGELERLYDERIRAQVHARW; from the coding sequence ATGGAGTCACGCACGCTCGGACGCACAGGACGAACCGTCTCGGCCGTCGGCCTGGGGACCTGGCAGCTCGGCGCCGACTGGGGCACCGTCGAGGAGGGCGACGCCCGCGCGGTCCTCGAGGCCGCCGTCGACGCGGGGGTGACGTTCTTCGACACCGCGGACGTCTACGGTGACGGGCGCAGCGAGGAGACCATCGGCGCGTTCCTCCGCGACCGGCCCGACCTCGACATCACCGTGGCGACGAAGATGGGCCGGCGCGTGGCCCAGGTGCCCGAGGCGTACACCCTCGAGGCGTTCCGGGAGTGGACCGACCGCTCGCGGCGCAACCTCGGCACCGAGCGTCTCGACCTCGTCCAGCTCCACTGCCCGCCCGACGCGGTCTTCTCCGACGACGCGGTCTTCGACGGCCTCGAGACCCTCGTCGCCGAGGAGCGGGTCGCTGCCTACGGCGTGAGCGTCGAGACGGTCGACCAGGCGATGCGGGCGATGGAGTACCCGAACCTGGCCACCATCCAGATCATCCTTAACGCGTTCCGGCGCAAGCCCCTCGAGGAGGTCCTGCCCCGGGCCGCGCAGGCCGGGGTCGGCATCATCGCGCGCGTGCCACTGGCCTCGGGCCTGCTCTCCGGGCGCTACACCCGCAGCACGACGTTCGCCGAGTCGGACCACCGCACCTTCAACCGGCACGGCGAGTCCTTCGACGTCGGCGAGACCTTCTCGGGGGTGGACTTCGAGACCGGCGTCGACGCCGCGGCGGAGTTCGCCGAGCTCGCCGCCCGGCTCGGCCCCGAGGGCGCGACGCCCGCCCAGGTCGCGCTGCGCTGGGTGCTCGACCAGGAGGGGGTGAGCACCGTCATCCCCGGTGCGCGCAACGCCGAGCAGGCGCGGGCGAACGCGGCCGTCGGGTCGATGGATCCCCTCTCCCCCGAGCTCCTCGGCGAGCTGGAGCGCCTCTACGACGAGCGGATCCGCGCGCAGGTCCACGCCCGCTGGTGA
- a CDS encoding DUF72 domain-containing protein: MADVRIGISGWRYAPWRGSFYPPGLVQRRELEYAASQLSTIEINGSFYSLQRPTSYQEWYAQTPPGFVFAVKGGRFITHMKKLAGVETALANFFASGVLALGDKLGPVLWQLPPVLRFDPDRLAAFFDLLPRSTGAAAALALGHDERLDGRAWTTTDVDRPLRHALEVRHDTYHDPAFLELLRAHDIGVVVADTAGKWPLIEELTSNLAYVRLHGGEELYVSGYEDAALEVWAERIRGWRAAGADVFVYFDNDVKVRAPFDAIALADKLADIATLPTPPA, encoded by the coding sequence GTGGCGGATGTACGGATCGGGATCTCCGGCTGGCGCTACGCGCCGTGGCGGGGGTCGTTCTACCCACCCGGCCTGGTCCAGCGCCGCGAGCTGGAGTACGCGGCGAGCCAGCTGTCGACGATCGAGATCAACGGGTCGTTCTACTCGCTCCAGCGGCCCACCAGCTACCAGGAGTGGTACGCGCAGACACCGCCGGGGTTCGTCTTCGCCGTCAAGGGCGGGCGCTTCATCACCCACATGAAGAAGCTCGCCGGGGTGGAGACGGCGCTGGCGAACTTCTTCGCCTCGGGCGTGCTGGCGCTCGGCGACAAGCTCGGGCCCGTGCTGTGGCAGCTGCCGCCCGTCCTGCGCTTCGACCCGGACCGCCTCGCCGCTTTCTTCGACCTCCTGCCGCGCAGCACCGGTGCGGCCGCCGCCCTCGCGCTCGGGCACGACGAGCGGCTGGACGGCCGGGCGTGGACGACCACCGACGTCGACCGCCCGCTGCGGCACGCGCTCGAGGTGCGCCACGACACCTACCACGACCCCGCGTTCCTCGAGCTGCTGCGCGCCCACGACATCGGCGTCGTCGTCGCCGACACGGCGGGGAAGTGGCCGCTCATCGAGGAGCTGACGTCGAACCTCGCCTATGTGCGCCTCCACGGCGGGGAGGAGCTGTACGTCAGCGGCTACGAGGACGCGGCGCTCGAGGTCTGGGCGGAGCGCATCCGCGGCTGGCGCGCCGCCGGCGCCGACGTCTTCGTCTACTTCGACAACGACGTCAAGGTGCGGGCCCCCTTCGACGCGATCGCCCTGGCGGACAAGCTCGCCGACATCGCGACGCTGCCCACCCCACCGGCGTGA
- a CDS encoding ABC transporter permease subunit, with the protein MRLLRVELRRLFSRRVVLLLIAAAFVVPLLMLIAVAQTAEPISAEELAQAEAVYAEQLAVWEETGEEQIAQCEADEEREREATGQDVDWGCEGITAPELEWFLRPVPTFAENVTAMLDPLSALLLAIGLVVGATFTAAEFATGSVGMWLTFEPRRVRVYATKLLAPALVVAAVAAVSAAMFVAGDWTLFNRAGLAAGTTTATWTAVGWMVLRIGGLGLLAALGGAALGFLVRHTAGVLGIAVGYAVVELVVRGLVTASPPWLISTNVAGWVRHGTTYYLETCAPDGAGGVLCEVADRAVSFGHSALYLLALTAVVVAVGTLAFSRRDVR; encoded by the coding sequence ATGCGCCTGCTCCGCGTCGAGCTACGCCGGCTGTTCTCCCGCCGAGTCGTCCTGCTCCTCATCGCCGCGGCCTTCGTCGTGCCGCTCCTCATGCTCATCGCCGTGGCACAGACGGCCGAGCCGATCAGCGCCGAGGAGCTGGCGCAGGCCGAGGCGGTCTACGCCGAGCAGCTGGCGGTCTGGGAGGAGACCGGCGAGGAGCAGATCGCGCAGTGCGAGGCCGACGAGGAGCGCGAGCGGGAGGCCACCGGCCAGGACGTCGACTGGGGCTGTGAGGGCATCACGGCCCCGGAGCTCGAGTGGTTCCTGCGTCCGGTGCCGACCTTCGCGGAGAACGTCACCGCCATGCTCGACCCGCTGTCCGCGCTCCTGCTGGCGATCGGCCTCGTCGTCGGTGCGACGTTCACCGCCGCCGAGTTCGCCACCGGGTCGGTCGGGATGTGGCTCACCTTTGAGCCGCGCCGGGTGCGCGTGTACGCGACGAAGCTCCTTGCCCCGGCGCTCGTGGTCGCGGCGGTCGCGGCGGTGTCCGCCGCGATGTTCGTCGCGGGGGACTGGACCCTCTTCAACCGCGCCGGCCTCGCGGCGGGGACGACGACGGCCACGTGGACCGCGGTGGGGTGGATGGTCCTGCGGATCGGTGGCCTCGGCCTGCTGGCCGCCCTGGGCGGCGCCGCGCTCGGGTTCCTGGTGCGGCACACCGCGGGCGTGCTGGGCATCGCCGTCGGCTACGCCGTCGTCGAGCTCGTGGTGCGCGGACTCGTGACGGCGTCCCCGCCGTGGCTGATCTCCACCAATGTGGCCGGCTGGGTCCGGCACGGCACCACCTACTACCTCGAGACCTGCGCCCCGGACGGCGCGGGAGGGGTGTTGTGCGAGGTCGCCGACCGGGCGGTGAGCTTCGGCCACTCCGCGCTCTACCTGCTCGCCCTCACCGCCGTCGTCGTCGCGGTCGGCACCCTCGCGTTCTCGCGTCGGGACGTGCGGTAG
- a CDS encoding ABC transporter ATP-binding protein, translated as MSVLAIETHALRKTYGRRVAVNDLDLAVPAGGVHGFLGPNGSGKTTSIRMLLGLVRADSGTMRIFGHDVPRELPSVVARVGAIVESPKFFPTFTARKNLNLLADAIGAPRTRVEEVLAETGLADRAKDRYAGYSLGMKQRLAVAATLLKSPDLLIFDEPTNGLDPSGIREIRDTMRSLGEQGRTVLVSSHILAEVGQIADTVSIIGRGRLLASGPVAEVIGNRTVDAVRVGVADAAGAQAVLLAAGLRVTPEGDMLLVRDEPDPARITYLLAQREIYVRELLPVRADLESVFLELTRGEGLPVEHRASGRDRRRGRRRSDAPPAPQAGGRPVARSADGTGSADETGADGRWDR; from the coding sequence GTGAGTGTGCTCGCGATCGAGACCCACGCCCTGCGCAAGACGTACGGGCGTCGCGTCGCCGTCAACGACCTTGACCTCGCGGTCCCCGCCGGTGGGGTTCACGGCTTCCTCGGCCCCAACGGGTCCGGGAAGACCACCTCGATCCGCATGCTCCTCGGGCTGGTCCGTGCCGACTCCGGCACCATGCGGATCTTCGGCCACGACGTCCCGCGGGAGCTGCCGTCCGTCGTCGCCCGGGTCGGCGCCATCGTCGAGTCCCCGAAGTTCTTCCCCACCTTCACGGCGCGCAAGAACCTCAACCTCCTCGCCGACGCCATCGGCGCACCCCGCACCCGCGTGGAGGAGGTGCTCGCCGAGACGGGGCTCGCCGACCGGGCGAAGGACCGCTACGCCGGGTACTCGCTCGGCATGAAGCAGCGCCTCGCGGTCGCGGCGACCCTGCTCAAGTCCCCGGACCTGCTCATCTTCGACGAGCCGACCAACGGCCTCGACCCCTCCGGCATCCGCGAGATCCGCGACACCATGCGCTCGCTCGGCGAGCAGGGCCGCACGGTCCTCGTGAGCAGCCACATCCTCGCCGAGGTCGGGCAGATCGCCGACACGGTCTCCATCATCGGCCGCGGTCGCCTCCTCGCCTCCGGCCCGGTGGCCGAGGTCATCGGCAACCGGACGGTCGACGCCGTCCGCGTGGGGGTGGCCGACGCCGCCGGCGCCCAGGCGGTCCTCCTCGCGGCCGGGCTCCGCGTGACGCCCGAGGGCGACATGCTCCTCGTGCGCGACGAGCCGGACCCCGCCCGCATCACCTACCTGCTGGCCCAGCGGGAGATCTACGTCCGCGAGCTCCTACCGGTCCGTGCCGACCTCGAGTCCGTCTTCCTCGAGCTCACCCGGGGCGAGGGCCTGCCGGTGGAGCACCGCGCCTCGGGCAGGGACCGCCGCCGCGGCCGACGGCGGAGCGACGCGCCCCCCGCCCCGCAGGCGGGCGGCCGGCCGGTCGCCCGCAGCGCTGACGGCACCGGCAGCGCCGACGAGACCGGCGCCGACGGGCGGTGGGACCGGTGA
- a CDS encoding CAP domain-containing protein — MTAFRSQRPPVDRATHVASVRDRITAHTRSRGARQSTIIAGAAALSLVGSVAFAAVQGDTALDAGAATATMGLAGGLERSPEPAVVVPEDAEWTVAPTEIDVSVAKAPVLPLHEARAAVLAAEQEAAQEAAEAEQAEQAAQAAEAAAAAPAPARAAAPAEESAPAGQVAAAAPQAESAPSVNAAEGSERSALAAKLNGYRGSNGMPALGRDATLDAVAQNWAQWMASNRVLQHNPNYASEIGPGWSASGENIVRNTGGASMSADTVVNWMFNWWQNSAPHRANMLNDRYTHVGVGYVMGSGGPYAVFLFGGR, encoded by the coding sequence GTGACCGCATTCAGGTCACAGCGACCGCCCGTCGACCGTGCGACTCACGTCGCGTCAGTCCGGGACCGCATCACCGCCCACACCCGCTCCCGCGGGGCGCGCCAGTCGACGATCATCGCCGGGGCCGCCGCCCTGAGCCTCGTCGGTAGCGTCGCCTTCGCGGCCGTCCAAGGCGACACCGCCCTCGACGCCGGCGCCGCCACCGCCACCATGGGGCTCGCCGGTGGCCTCGAGCGATCCCCGGAACCGGCCGTGGTCGTGCCCGAGGACGCCGAATGGACCGTCGCGCCGACCGAGATCGACGTCTCCGTCGCCAAGGCCCCGGTCCTGCCGCTGCACGAGGCCCGGGCAGCCGTCCTCGCTGCGGAGCAGGAGGCCGCCCAGGAAGCCGCCGAGGCGGAGCAAGCAGAGCAGGCGGCACAGGCCGCCGAGGCGGCTGCGGCCGCGCCGGCACCCGCACGCGCCGCGGCACCGGCCGAGGAGTCGGCGCCCGCCGGCCAGGTGGCCGCCGCCGCGCCCCAGGCGGAGAGCGCACCGTCGGTCAACGCCGCGGAAGGGTCGGAGCGTTCGGCTCTCGCCGCCAAGCTCAACGGGTACCGGGGGAGCAACGGGATGCCGGCCCTGGGCCGCGACGCCACCCTCGATGCCGTGGCCCAGAACTGGGCGCAGTGGATGGCGAGCAACCGGGTCCTCCAGCACAACCCCAACTACGCGAGCGAGATCGGCCCTGGGTGGAGCGCCTCCGGGGAGAACATCGTCCGCAACACCGGCGGGGCGTCCATGTCCGCCGACACGGTGGTCAACTGGATGTTCAACTGGTGGCAGAACTCCGCGCCGCACCGGGCGAACATGCTCAACGACCGCTACACGCACGTCGGCGTCGGATACGTCATGGGATCCGGCGGCCCCTACGCCGTCTTCCTCTTCGGCGGTCGCTGA
- a CDS encoding threonine aldolase family protein produces MTTRGFWSDNASGVHPDILAAIARANEGHAPAYGADPWTGALEELARETFGPDAQIFPVFNGTGANVVALQALLQRWEAVVTSAASHVVTDESTAPQLVGGTAVVPLPPTAGKVALGDVARVLAGWDGSVHHARPAALSLTQSTELGTTYTLAELSALADVAHAHGARLHVDGARLANAAARLGTSLREITGDVGVDVVSFGGTKNGMLMGDAVVVLDPALAEPVARLRKASAQLASKARFVSAQLVALLADGLWERNARHANDAADYLAARLRAELGIEPVHPVQANAVFIPVPAAVLPDVLAAAPVLAWDRAGGVLRAVTSFDTTDDDVERLVAALAGVLQG; encoded by the coding sequence ATGACGACCCGCGGCTTCTGGAGCGACAACGCCTCCGGCGTCCACCCCGACATCCTCGCCGCGATCGCGCGGGCCAACGAGGGGCACGCCCCCGCCTACGGCGCCGACCCCTGGACCGGCGCTCTCGAGGAGCTGGCTCGGGAGACGTTCGGACCGGACGCGCAGATCTTCCCGGTGTTCAACGGCACGGGCGCGAACGTCGTCGCGCTCCAGGCGCTCCTCCAGCGCTGGGAGGCGGTCGTCACCAGCGCCGCCTCGCACGTCGTCACCGACGAGAGCACCGCCCCGCAGCTCGTGGGGGGCACCGCCGTCGTCCCGCTCCCGCCCACGGCGGGCAAGGTGGCCCTGGGCGACGTCGCCCGCGTCCTCGCCGGCTGGGACGGGTCGGTCCATCACGCGCGCCCGGCCGCCCTGAGCCTGACCCAGAGCACCGAGCTCGGAACCACGTACACGCTGGCCGAGCTGAGCGCGCTCGCGGACGTCGCGCACGCCCACGGCGCCCGTCTCCACGTCGACGGCGCCCGGCTGGCCAACGCCGCGGCACGGCTCGGGACGAGCCTGCGGGAGATCACCGGGGACGTCGGCGTCGACGTCGTCTCCTTCGGCGGCACGAAGAACGGCATGCTCATGGGGGATGCCGTCGTCGTCCTCGACCCCGCCCTGGCCGAGCCCGTCGCGCGGCTGCGCAAGGCCAGCGCCCAGCTCGCGTCCAAGGCGCGGTTCGTCTCCGCCCAGCTCGTCGCGCTCCTGGCCGACGGCCTGTGGGAGCGCAACGCCCGGCACGCCAACGACGCCGCCGACTACCTCGCTGCGCGCCTGCGCGCCGAGCTGGGGATCGAGCCCGTCCACCCCGTCCAGGCCAACGCGGTGTTCATCCCGGTGCCGGCGGCGGTGCTCCCCGACGTCCTCGCCGCCGCCCCGGTCCTCGCCTGGGACCGCGCCGGCGGAGTGCTGCGGGCGGTCACCTCGTTCGACACCACGGACGACGACGTCGAGCGCCTGGTCGCCGCTCTCGCCGGGGTGCTCCAGGGCTGA